From the genome of bacterium, one region includes:
- a CDS encoding PorV/PorQ family protein, producing the protein MKRHADDNQRQHPRRARGAAGRRYPALLLLAALLAAGPVLAGQDGGAPGAFLRFGSSARSLALGGAVGALGGDVATIYWNPAALSQLRTMEVTAMGATLFGDTRYSYVAFGLPSEGRGTFAFSGTFTDSGEFERATEWVDMTDTFQEKEGIFALTYARGNSRMGWGATLKSISQDVGGFTGSGYGADVGLYLRPERRLSLGISYQNALQPEITLLEEPEKLARTLRAGAGLHFFNNRMLVLTDLVRTDLMDLDFQGGIEAWPLRQLVLRGGYDTVRDQTSFGAGVRWQNWQLDYAHVAHDLGSTTVVSATMRFGITDGVEIHSDRLRFSPSGNDRSVSFGIDTALRGEVAEWRVEIRDDQGELVRRIFEEGPPPESVDWGGEDENGRLVGDGVYRATVVVLDDLGQEWEHVVQVEIMGFRNRTRTPIRIDVDGSESLKSREDDR; encoded by the coding sequence ATGAAGCGCCACGCGGACGACAACCAGCGCCAGCACCCCCGACGCGCCCGCGGCGCGGCGGGACGACGATACCCCGCGCTCCTGCTCCTGGCGGCCCTGCTGGCCGCCGGACCGGTCCTCGCCGGCCAGGACGGGGGCGCGCCCGGCGCCTTCCTGCGCTTCGGCAGCAGCGCCCGCAGCCTCGCCCTCGGCGGGGCCGTCGGCGCGCTCGGCGGCGACGTCGCCACCATCTACTGGAACCCGGCCGCCCTGTCGCAGCTGCGCACCATGGAGGTGACGGCGATGGGCGCCACCCTCTTCGGCGACACCCGCTACTCGTACGTGGCGTTCGGGCTGCCGAGCGAGGGGCGGGGCACCTTCGCCTTCAGCGGCACCTTCACCGACAGCGGCGAGTTCGAGCGCGCGACGGAGTGGGTCGACATGACCGACACCTTCCAGGAGAAGGAGGGGATCTTCGCGCTCACCTACGCCCGCGGCAACAGCCGCATGGGCTGGGGCGCCACCCTGAAGTCGATCTCCCAGGACGTGGGCGGCTTCACCGGCTCGGGCTACGGCGCCGACGTGGGCCTCTACCTGCGGCCCGAGCGCCGGCTCAGCCTGGGCATCTCCTACCAGAACGCCCTGCAGCCCGAGATCACGCTGCTCGAAGAGCCGGAGAAGCTGGCCCGGACCCTGCGCGCCGGCGCCGGCCTGCACTTCTTCAACAACCGCATGCTCGTGCTGACCGACCTGGTCCGCACCGACCTGATGGACCTGGACTTCCAGGGCGGCATCGAGGCCTGGCCCCTGCGCCAGCTGGTGCTGCGCGGCGGCTACGACACCGTCCGCGACCAGACCAGCTTCGGGGCCGGCGTGCGCTGGCAGAACTGGCAGCTCGACTACGCCCACGTCGCGCACGACCTCGGCTCCACGACGGTGGTCAGCGCCACGATGCGCTTCGGCATCACCGACGGCGTCGAGATCCACAGCGACCGCCTGCGCTTCAGCCCGTCGGGCAACGACCGCAGCGTGTCCTTCGGCATCGACACGGCGCTGCGCGGCGAGGTGGCGGAGTGGCGCGTGGAGATCCGCGACGACCAGGGCGAGCTGGTCCGCCGCATCTTCGAGGAGGGCCCGCCGCCGGAGTCCGTGGACTGGGGCGGCGAGGACGAGAACGGCCGGCTGGTGGGCGACGGCGTCTACCGCGCCACCGTCGTGGTCCTGGACGACCTCGGCCAGGAATGGGAGCACGTGGTCCAGGTGGAGATCATGGGCTTCCGCAACCGGACCCGGACCCCGATCCGCATCGACGTCGACGGTTCCGAGAGCCTGAAATCGCGAGAGGACGACCGATGA
- a CDS encoding FlgD immunoglobulin-like domain containing protein gives MNERKRSRFATVLATGLLALVPAVAQAFDHLEISVINPEIVDGRPSVTIYEQFSVLVRAVNADGTTDTAADYIRAALSSPDVAANMPESAYLQNGEHIFAGIDFLDDGQPVRLRVADQDDGSVPFAQVELNCYNFVHHFEFGVPAGDKYVGQAVTLTVTARDFLNAAVRNFDDDVVLTPALGHFTAGPSITVSGGSFTFGVATVAVVFQGTDPSLQQNTVNALNTVVYPTQAAAAAGSGLVAPLYPGALSRVVLLLPGQTLTPGVSPGRSGTAIAQISGFPFTGIDVYATDQYWNPVAGAPFPTLAWSANDAAPGVSLPAGGAMSSNTVQDQSATLMTSGLRQVTVTASGAISTSSSANVQVNPAGLHHFSFDYAVLDTNAVQATTTPFQIRVRAYDSFNNVFPYNGPVSMRVRIGAGDESADYLIATSNNFVAGVLNASVQVTKRAFSARLIVDSNTGVVTLSGDFQVNAGPMEKVLFTLPGQTWTPGLNDPAFGGNIGLPTPIVAGQMVEPLEIRAVDRYGNLVSGARTVAVTCPTGHLLLLDGGGSLIESGVITLNGTGVYSALMATHGDQLLQAGVGGQADSFSSPLRVSPNTYQRLMVIAPGETLDAGTIYAPGKIGIPSPQDAGSPFNVQVIATDYYYNPIGAVSPFLPIQLVFTSTDPQATLPAAPQSLQTGTGVFQVTLETLADPNQQLVTATDPVSSRTASALIPVEAGVIDHFEIGVNDGNNPDPTDILEPVPDHQAGAWLPNLTVIARDAYGNHIRTYTDSVSLSLNVGGDVLSPLRISLADGFGTGVYQGVWRGSLRITRADRGITVSAVDDVYGRSGVSNPFDVLPGAYVGLQVLLPGETATPGEAPGKFGDPLPVVAGAAATAAVTALDAWWNPTPASPIVRVSSSSYADLISANDMPLEPDGSTDFALSFRTATAQTLRVRDLALSARRDSSLATVTPDAFTRLQAIAPGETPNPGGPEVDGKTGAPAVQTATLQFPLTVHAVDRFWNRVDNGFHNIHLGSDEGSLVPGNPLNNGQALAAGEIVFPVALSSLGYVTLTAYDLTDAGILGHDVVVQVAAGAQYRITTPDTALVGPPSSFAMTVELVDEAGTVMTNAYNQVTLRALTPTLQPAPGVLLVTDAQLTAGVVAIPTQGYDVASRIVIEVSDTSGRLGYSDIIRMDPNGLWYDVTVGTTPLPVAGPPAAFPVTVRLRDTETGSLVDDDRFFSVAIVDNAGALGAGAVGITSRRLVDGQVSFQQTYTQAGEFAVRAFDPSGLAGDSPLFTVRPAGYQRLQLLAPGETARPGAAAFAATGKSALPDTQRSGEPFPLAVRAVDQYWNPIGDESSGRIHLATTDGSFSWPDNPDPQDAPFFLGGRAVDAFLVAEGEVGVTVSDLDAPQLPGQTVEVPVRRPYVYEVTVPAAAQTGGMPGFAMTVRLLDPDTGDPVAGADHRVVLTPLQAGFAPGSGVLGTAEVYLVNGVSFISDQSYSALEDLRVRVSDDFGRQATSGIVTMQTGGLYYDVAAPANATVGGPATFPLSIDLIDSNTGERVAAHSGLIQISVLSAATAEAGGGVLGTVQQMLVGGHADVQQTYTLAEEVYFRVLDGDGNEGFSNSCRLAADGFKQLQIVAPGETPEPGAEAGTGKTGAPVVQTAGEPFVVELRAVDQFFNPVTSLDGGALELDCSEPDLFAWQNPADYHAPFVGGRRQVGVVLDGAGNLTLNADDTQHPEAGQGHVTIPVAEAVYEVSVPDTTFVGPPSRFAVGVRLVNPASGATVPAGNRISLEALRYDFGSPDGQLGITEWTLLQGAADIATQSYGVSERIIIRVSDERGRTTDSAVVTVIPVGVTYAVTAPDTVVAGEPWPLSVTRVDVTTGRLVTGYDETFSISAINAWSGAVRPDPSLVPAGVLRFTYGATVEGRAQLEDQAYDRAESIYLRVTDAAGGDVLSRLITVLAAPAQFFTLSLHETDGSPFDRVLRPDQQIRVRVAARDEGGNPAPRAAASFEIRAGEATFGQARVGTVNLTTGSDGTAETTLRVGAYGTTDILLRAVVDALDPEEVLLSVAGPPVTTLSFTGVASEYLDGWYVSEDTQIALTAIPGIPEATTTIRFDVDQSDGVEPLTVYEGPFTLGDLVPGESGIHVLRFLAEESTGVQEALRQVVLYTTEALDGDREITNRPNPFNPVRELTRILFKPTAAGTVNITIYDLYGAIVLNHHLNAAADQTTEFAWDGRNGQGDVVANGGYICRVTGQGFDFRRKIAVVK, from the coding sequence ATGAACGAGCGCAAGCGCAGCAGGTTCGCCACCGTCCTGGCCACGGGCCTCCTGGCCCTGGTCCCGGCGGTCGCCCAGGCGTTCGACCACCTCGAGATCTCGGTGATCAACCCCGAGATCGTCGACGGCCGGCCGTCGGTGACCATCTACGAGCAGTTCAGCGTGCTCGTGCGGGCGGTGAACGCCGACGGCACGACCGACACCGCGGCGGACTACATCCGCGCCGCGCTCTCCTCGCCGGACGTGGCCGCGAACATGCCGGAATCGGCCTACCTGCAGAACGGCGAGCACATCTTCGCCGGGATCGACTTCCTGGACGACGGCCAGCCGGTGCGGCTGCGCGTCGCGGACCAGGACGACGGTTCGGTGCCGTTCGCCCAGGTGGAGCTCAACTGCTACAACTTCGTCCACCACTTCGAATTCGGCGTGCCGGCCGGCGACAAGTACGTCGGCCAGGCCGTCACGCTGACCGTGACCGCCCGCGACTTCCTGAACGCGGCCGTCCGCAACTTCGACGACGACGTGGTGCTGACGCCGGCCCTCGGCCACTTCACCGCCGGCCCGTCGATCACCGTCAGCGGCGGCTCGTTCACGTTCGGCGTCGCCACGGTCGCCGTGGTGTTCCAGGGCACCGACCCCTCGCTGCAGCAGAACACCGTCAACGCCCTGAACACCGTCGTCTACCCGACCCAGGCCGCGGCCGCGGCCGGCAGCGGGCTCGTCGCTCCCCTCTACCCGGGGGCCCTGAGCCGGGTCGTGCTGCTGCTGCCGGGCCAGACCCTCACGCCGGGCGTCAGCCCGGGCCGCAGCGGCACGGCGATCGCCCAGATCTCGGGCTTCCCGTTCACCGGCATCGACGTCTACGCCACCGACCAGTACTGGAACCCCGTGGCGGGCGCCCCCTTCCCGACGCTGGCCTGGAGCGCGAACGACGCGGCGCCCGGCGTGTCGCTGCCCGCCGGCGGCGCCATGAGCAGCAACACCGTCCAGGACCAGTCGGCCACGCTGATGACCTCGGGCCTGCGCCAGGTGACCGTCACCGCCTCCGGGGCCATCTCGACCTCGAGCTCGGCCAACGTCCAGGTCAACCCGGCCGGGCTGCACCACTTCTCGTTCGACTACGCCGTGCTCGACACCAACGCCGTGCAGGCGACCACGACCCCGTTCCAGATCCGGGTGCGCGCCTACGACTCGTTCAACAACGTGTTCCCGTACAACGGGCCCGTCTCGATGCGCGTCCGCATCGGCGCCGGCGACGAGAGCGCGGACTACCTGATCGCCACCAGCAACAACTTCGTCGCCGGCGTCCTGAACGCGTCGGTGCAGGTGACCAAGCGCGCGTTCAGCGCCCGGCTGATCGTCGACAGCAACACCGGCGTGGTGACGCTGTCGGGCGACTTCCAGGTGAACGCGGGTCCCATGGAGAAGGTCCTGTTCACGCTGCCGGGCCAGACCTGGACCCCGGGCCTGAACGACCCGGCCTTCGGCGGCAACATCGGCCTGCCCACGCCGATCGTCGCCGGGCAGATGGTCGAGCCGTTGGAGATCCGGGCCGTGGACCGTTACGGCAACCTCGTCTCGGGCGCGCGCACCGTCGCGGTCACCTGCCCGACGGGCCACCTGCTGCTGTTGGACGGCGGCGGCAGCCTGATCGAGAGCGGCGTCATCACCCTGAACGGCACCGGCGTCTACAGCGCCCTGATGGCGACGCACGGCGACCAGCTGCTGCAGGCCGGCGTCGGCGGCCAGGCGGACAGCTTCTCGAGCCCGCTGCGCGTCTCGCCGAACACCTACCAGCGGCTGATGGTGATCGCGCCCGGCGAGACTCTGGACGCCGGCACGATCTACGCGCCCGGCAAGATCGGCATTCCGTCCCCGCAGGACGCGGGCTCGCCGTTCAACGTCCAGGTCATCGCCACCGACTACTATTACAACCCGATCGGCGCGGTGAGTCCGTTCCTGCCGATCCAGCTGGTGTTCACGAGCACCGATCCCCAGGCGACCCTCCCCGCGGCGCCCCAGAGCCTGCAGACCGGCACCGGCGTCTTCCAGGTCACGCTCGAGACCCTGGCCGATCCGAACCAGCAGCTGGTCACCGCCACCGACCCGGTGAGCTCCCGCACCGCGTCCGCGCTCATCCCGGTCGAGGCCGGCGTGATCGACCACTTCGAGATCGGCGTCAACGACGGCAACAACCCCGACCCGACCGACATCCTCGAGCCGGTGCCCGACCACCAGGCCGGCGCCTGGCTGCCGAACCTCACCGTGATCGCGCGCGACGCCTACGGCAACCACATCCGCACCTACACCGACAGCGTCTCGCTGAGCCTGAACGTGGGCGGCGACGTGCTGTCGCCGCTGCGCATCAGCCTTGCCGACGGCTTCGGCACCGGCGTCTACCAGGGCGTGTGGCGCGGCAGCCTGCGCATCACGCGCGCCGACCGGGGGATCACCGTGTCGGCCGTCGACGACGTCTACGGCCGTTCGGGCGTGAGCAACCCCTTCGACGTCCTGCCCGGCGCCTACGTCGGCCTGCAGGTCCTGCTGCCGGGCGAGACAGCCACGCCGGGCGAGGCGCCCGGCAAGTTCGGCGACCCGCTGCCGGTGGTCGCCGGCGCGGCGGCGACCGCGGCGGTGACCGCCCTGGACGCCTGGTGGAACCCGACGCCCGCCAGCCCGATCGTCAGGGTGTCGAGCAGCTCCTACGCCGACCTGATCTCGGCCAACGACATGCCGCTGGAGCCCGACGGTTCCACGGACTTCGCGCTGTCCTTCCGCACGGCGACGGCGCAGACGCTGCGCGTGCGGGACCTCGCGCTGTCCGCCCGCCGCGATTCCAGCCTCGCGACGGTGACCCCGGACGCGTTCACCCGCCTGCAGGCGATCGCGCCGGGCGAGACGCCGAACCCCGGCGGCCCCGAGGTCGACGGCAAGACCGGCGCGCCCGCGGTGCAGACCGCGACGCTGCAGTTCCCGCTGACCGTCCACGCCGTCGACCGCTTCTGGAACCGGGTCGACAACGGCTTCCACAACATCCACCTGGGCAGCGACGAGGGCTCGCTCGTCCCCGGCAACCCGCTGAACAACGGCCAGGCGCTGGCCGCCGGCGAGATCGTGTTCCCCGTGGCCCTGTCGAGCCTCGGCTACGTCACGCTGACGGCCTACGACCTGACCGACGCCGGGATCCTGGGCCACGACGTGGTCGTGCAGGTCGCCGCCGGCGCCCAGTACCGCATCACGACCCCCGACACGGCGCTGGTCGGGCCGCCGAGCTCCTTCGCCATGACCGTGGAGCTGGTGGACGAGGCGGGCACCGTCATGACCAACGCCTACAACCAGGTCACGCTGCGCGCCCTGACGCCGACCCTGCAGCCCGCCCCGGGCGTGCTGCTGGTGACGGACGCCCAGCTGACCGCCGGCGTCGTCGCGATCCCCACCCAGGGTTACGACGTCGCCAGCCGCATCGTCATCGAGGTCAGCGACACCTCCGGCCGCCTCGGCTACAGCGACATCATCCGCATGGATCCCAACGGCCTGTGGTACGACGTCACGGTCGGCACGACCCCGCTGCCCGTGGCGGGACCGCCGGCGGCCTTCCCGGTGACGGTGCGGCTGCGCGACACCGAGACCGGGTCGCTGGTGGACGACGACCGCTTCTTCAGCGTCGCGATCGTCGACAACGCCGGCGCGCTCGGCGCGGGCGCCGTCGGCATCACCTCGCGCCGCCTCGTCGACGGCCAGGTCAGCTTCCAGCAGACCTACACGCAGGCCGGCGAGTTCGCCGTGCGCGCCTTCGACCCCAGCGGCCTGGCCGGCGACAGCCCCCTGTTCACCGTCCGGCCCGCCGGCTACCAGCGGCTGCAGCTGCTGGCGCCGGGCGAGACGGCGCGGCCGGGAGCGGCCGCGTTCGCGGCCACCGGCAAGTCGGCCCTGCCGGACACCCAGCGCTCGGGCGAGCCGTTCCCGCTGGCCGTGCGCGCCGTGGACCAGTACTGGAACCCGATCGGCGACGAGTCCTCCGGCCGGATCCACCTGGCGACGACCGACGGCTCGTTCTCCTGGCCCGACAACCCCGACCCGCAGGACGCGCCCTTCTTCCTCGGCGGCCGCGCCGTCGACGCCTTCCTGGTGGCCGAGGGCGAGGTGGGCGTGACCGTGAGCGACCTCGACGCCCCGCAGCTGCCGGGGCAGACCGTCGAGGTGCCGGTGCGCCGTCCGTACGTCTACGAGGTCACGGTGCCCGCCGCGGCCCAGACCGGCGGGATGCCGGGCTTCGCGATGACCGTCCGTCTGCTCGACCCCGACACCGGGGATCCCGTCGCCGGCGCCGACCATCGCGTCGTCCTGACGCCGCTGCAGGCTGGCTTCGCGCCCGGCTCCGGCGTGCTCGGCACCGCGGAGGTCTACCTGGTCAACGGCGTCTCGTTCATCAGCGACCAGAGCTACAGCGCCCTGGAAGACCTGCGCGTCCGGGTGTCCGACGACTTCGGGCGCCAGGCCACGAGCGGGATCGTGACGATGCAGACGGGCGGCCTCTACTACGACGTCGCGGCGCCCGCGAACGCAACCGTCGGCGGCCCGGCCACCTTCCCGCTGTCGATCGACCTGATCGACAGCAACACCGGCGAGCGCGTGGCGGCCCACAGCGGCCTGATCCAGATCTCGGTGCTCAGCGCCGCCACCGCCGAGGCCGGCGGCGGCGTGCTGGGCACCGTCCAGCAGATGCTCGTCGGCGGCCACGCCGACGTCCAGCAGACCTACACGCTGGCCGAGGAGGTCTACTTCCGCGTCCTCGACGGCGATGGCAACGAGGGCTTCTCCAACAGCTGCCGCCTGGCCGCCGACGGCTTCAAGCAGCTGCAGATCGTCGCTCCCGGCGAGACGCCCGAGCCCGGCGCCGAGGCCGGCACCGGCAAGACCGGCGCGCCGGTCGTCCAGACGGCGGGCGAGCCCTTCGTCGTGGAGCTGCGCGCGGTCGACCAGTTCTTCAATCCCGTCACGTCGCTGGACGGCGGCGCCCTGGAGCTGGACTGCTCGGAGCCCGACCTGTTCGCCTGGCAGAACCCCGCGGACTACCACGCCCCGTTCGTCGGCGGCCGCCGGCAGGTCGGGGTCGTGCTCGACGGCGCCGGCAACCTGACCCTGAACGCCGACGACACCCAGCACCCCGAGGCGGGCCAGGGCCACGTGACCATCCCGGTGGCGGAGGCCGTCTACGAGGTCAGCGTCCCGGACACGACCTTCGTGGGGCCGCCCTCGCGCTTCGCGGTGGGCGTGCGCCTGGTCAACCCGGCCTCCGGCGCGACGGTGCCGGCGGGCAACCGCATCTCCCTGGAGGCGCTGCGCTACGACTTCGGCTCCCCCGACGGGCAGCTGGGCATCACGGAGTGGACGCTGTTGCAGGGCGCCGCCGACATCGCGACGCAGAGCTACGGCGTCAGCGAGCGCATCATCATCCGCGTGTCCGACGAGCGCGGCCGCACCACCGACAGCGCCGTGGTGACGGTCATCCCGGTGGGCGTGACCTACGCCGTGACGGCCCCCGACACGGTCGTCGCCGGCGAGCCCTGGCCGCTGTCGGTGACGCGGGTCGACGTGACCACGGGCCGCCTGGTCACCGGCTACGACGAGACCTTCAGCATCTCGGCGATCAACGCCTGGTCGGGCGCGGTGCGCCCAGACCCGTCGCTGGTCCCGGCCGGCGTGCTGCGCTTCACCTACGGCGCCACCGTCGAGGGCCGCGCGCAGCTCGAGGACCAGGCCTACGATCGCGCCGAGTCGATCTACCTGCGCGTGACCGACGCCGCCGGAGGCGACGTGCTCAGCCGGCTGATCACCGTGCTCGCCGCGCCGGCGCAGTTCTTCACCCTGAGCCTGCACGAGACGGACGGCTCGCCCTTCGATCGCGTCCTGCGGCCCGACCAGCAGATCCGCGTCCGCGTCGCGGCGCGCGACGAGGGCGGCAACCCGGCCCCGCGCGCCGCCGCCTCCTTCGAGATCCGCGCCGGCGAGGCCACGTTCGGCCAGGCGCGCGTCGGCACGGTGAACCTGACGACCGGCAGCGACGGCACCGCCGAGACGACCCTGCGCGTGGGCGCCTACGGCACGACGGACATCCTGCTGCGGGCCGTCGTGGACGCCCTCGATCCCGAGGAGGTCCTGCTGAGCGTGGCCGGGCCGCCGGTCACCACCCTGTCGTTCACGGGCGTCGCCAGCGAGTACCTCGACGGCTGGTACGTCAGCGAGGACACGCAGATCGCCCTGACGGCGATCCCCGGGATCCCCGAGGCGACCACGACCATCCGTTTCGACGTCGACCAGTCCGACGGCGTGGAGCCGCTGACCGTCTACGAGGGCCCCTTCACCCTGGGCGACCTGGTCCCGGGCGAATCCGGGATTCATGTCCTGCGCTTCCTGGCCGAAGAGAGTACCGGCGTGCAGGAGGCGCTGCGCCAGGTCGTGCTGTACACCACGGAGGCGCTGGACGGGGACCGGGAGATCACCAACCGCCCCAACCCGTTCAACCCCGTGCGCGAGCTGACGCGGATCCTGTTCAAACCGACGGCCGCCGGTACCGTGAACATCACGATCTACGACCTCTACGGGGCGATCGTGCTGAATCACCACCTGAACGCCGCCGCCGACCAGACCACCGAGTTCGCCTGGGACGGCCGCAACGGCCAGGGCGACGTGGTGGCCAACGGCGGCTACATCTGCCGGGTGACCGGCCAGGGCTTCGATTTCCGCCGCAAGATCGCGGTGGTGAAGTAG